Proteins encoded together in one Longimicrobiaceae bacterium window:
- a CDS encoding BlaI/MecI/CopY family transcriptional regulator — MEVSFTERELDVMDVLWETGSATVAEVRGRLADDLAYTTVLTVLRTLEEKGYVGHEEEGRAHRYFPRVERQAAGKSALRRMLQKLFKDSPEMLLTHLVSDRRLSDEELRRMRRLLDERLEGEEGG, encoded by the coding sequence ATGGAAGTCTCGTTCACCGAACGGGAGCTGGACGTGATGGACGTGCTCTGGGAGACCGGCTCCGCCACCGTGGCCGAGGTGCGCGGGCGGCTGGCGGACGACCTCGCCTACACCACGGTCCTGACCGTCCTGCGCACGCTGGAGGAGAAGGGCTACGTTGGCCACGAGGAGGAGGGCCGGGCGCACCGCTACTTCCCCCGGGTGGAGCGGCAGGCGGCGGGGAAGAGCGCCCTGCGGCGGATGCTGCAGAAGCTGTTCAAGGACTCGCCGGAGATGCTCCTGACCCACCTCGTGTCCGACCGCCGCCTCTCGGACGAGGAGCTGCGCCGCATGCGCCGCCTTCTCGACGAGCGCCTGGAGGGGGAGGAGGGAGGATGA